From Anaerolineae bacterium, the proteins below share one genomic window:
- a CDS encoding DUF2344 domain-containing protein: protein MTDPNQSPRYRLRLTFAKKASLKYISHLDLALAWERALRRAQIPLAYSQGFNPRPKMQIASSLPVGVIGRAEIMDIILTRPVAAAETLVHIRAALPSGIDLHSVAEIPLKAPTLPHLLRQAEYRVVVETDLSAEALTDRIEVLLAADEVIQTRQRKGQGEVFDLRPWLHELRLETISGGEVHLHMRLTAGQFGHLRPTDVLNTLGLAENWAEIERTRLIFADAPRD from the coding sequence ATGACCGATCCTAACCAATCTCCCCGGTATCGCTTGCGCCTGACCTTTGCCAAAAAAGCAAGCCTTAAGTATATCTCTCACCTGGATTTGGCCCTGGCCTGGGAGCGGGCGCTGCGCCGCGCCCAAATTCCGCTGGCCTATTCGCAGGGATTCAACCCCCGCCCCAAAATGCAAATTGCCTCCAGTTTGCCGGTGGGCGTCATTGGCCGGGCCGAAATTATGGACATTATCCTCACCCGCCCCGTTGCCGCCGCTGAAACGCTGGTCCACATTCGCGCCGCTCTGCCTAGCGGTATTGACCTGCACTCGGTTGCAGAAATTCCCCTCAAGGCCCCCACCCTGCCCCACCTGCTGCGCCAGGCCGAGTATCGCGTGGTGGTGGAAACCGATCTATCGGCCGAAGCCTTGACCGACCGGATTGAGGTCCTGTTAGCCGCTGATGAAGTGATCCAGACCCGGCAGCGTAAGGGGCAGGGGGAAGTGTTTGATCTACGCCCCTGGCTACACGAACTCCGCCTTGAGACAATAAGTGGTGGTGAAGTCCATTTACACATGCGTCTCACTGCCGGGCAGTTTGGCCATCTCCGCCCCACAGACGTATTAAATACGTTGGGCCTGGCTGAGAATTGGGCTGAAATCGAACGAACCCGGCTTATATTTGCAGACGCGCCAAGGGATTAG
- a CDS encoding NUDIX hydrolase codes for MCNTRYPDAPRVAVGAVIIHQKKVLLVLRGKPPAQGKWAIPGGSVKLGETLQAAAERETFEETGLRVKAGEVLYTFDAIVRDEQRRVQFHYVILDLRAEALEPAQSLTPGDDALNVGWFSLAEVDQLDTPVSDTTYALLRQILVDEINDRS; via the coding sequence ATGTGCAATACCCGCTACCCCGATGCGCCCCGGGTGGCCGTAGGCGCTGTGATAATCCATCAAAAAAAGGTGCTGCTGGTGCTGCGAGGCAAACCCCCGGCGCAAGGCAAATGGGCTATTCCCGGCGGCAGCGTAAAATTGGGTGAAACGCTCCAGGCCGCCGCTGAACGTGAAACCTTTGAGGAAACCGGCCTGCGCGTGAAAGCGGGGGAGGTGCTTTATACGTTTGACGCCATTGTGCGCGACGAACAAAGACGGGTGCAATTCCATTACGTAATTCTGGACTTACGCGCCGAAGCGCTTGAACCGGCCCAATCTTTGACTCCCGGCGACGACGCGCTAAATGTAGGCTGGTTCAGCCTGGCCGAGGTGGACCAACTGGACACGCCTGTGTCTGACACCACGTATGCCCTGTTGCGGCAAATATTGGTTGATGAAATAAATGACCGATCCTAA
- the selB gene encoding selenocysteine-specific translation elongation factor, with protein MRVIGTAGHVDHGKSTLVKALTGINPDRLKEEQQREMTIDLGFAWLTLPSGEPVGLVDVPGHQDFIKNMLAGVGGIDLALFVVAADEGVMPQTREHLAILDLLEIPRGVIAVTKIDLVKDEEWLELVQADIVETVAGTVLANAPLIPVAPLQGQGLDTLVGALDQILAQIPPRSNRGRPRLPIDRVFSISGFGTVVTGTLLDGRLQAGQEVEILPQGLKSRIRGLQSHKKNVELADPGSRTAVNLTGLSASELSRGNVLTTPGWLEPSQLLDVYLRLLPDPSRPLRHHQEVEVFTGSTEVMGFARLLGARQLDPGQAGWVQLRLAHRIPAIKGDHFIIRQPSPSLTIGGGVIVDALPRRRHRRFRPEVIERLETLLAGAPEDVLLAELDRRGPLPGRTLIAECGLPPETASAALAVLLKNGQVFFLSNEGTEPPADLAASKLLVVSRAGWANLLGQIKTALANYHTRYPLRVGMPRGELKSRLKLETRLFNEAIQRGQQEDALAATETMVRLADHQVKFNAQQQAAIDQLLADFKRAPYNTPLPKDVAAAIGEDVLLALVESGQLVRLSDEVILLAETYREFMDWLKVYLGQNQTVNVAQVRDTFSTSRKYALALLEYTDEQRLTKRVGDDRVWRE; from the coding sequence ATGCGCGTGATTGGCACCGCCGGGCACGTGGATCACGGCAAATCCACCCTGGTTAAAGCCCTCACCGGCATCAACCCTGATCGGCTCAAAGAAGAGCAGCAGCGGGAGATGACCATTGACCTGGGCTTTGCCTGGTTGACCCTGCCTTCCGGCGAGCCGGTTGGCCTGGTGGACGTGCCCGGCCACCAGGATTTTATCAAAAATATGCTGGCCGGGGTGGGCGGGATTGACCTGGCCCTGTTTGTGGTGGCCGCCGACGAAGGCGTGATGCCCCAAACCCGCGAACACCTGGCCATTCTGGACCTGTTGGAGATTCCTCGTGGGGTTATTGCCGTCACCAAAATTGATCTGGTGAAGGATGAAGAGTGGTTGGAATTGGTGCAGGCCGATATTGTCGAAACCGTGGCCGGTACGGTTTTGGCTAACGCGCCGTTGATTCCCGTGGCCCCCTTGCAGGGGCAGGGGCTTGACACCCTGGTTGGCGCCCTGGATCAAATTTTGGCCCAAATTCCTCCCCGTAGCAATCGAGGCCGGCCCCGCCTGCCGATTGATCGCGTTTTTTCCATTAGCGGCTTTGGCACGGTCGTCACCGGCACGCTGCTCGATGGCCGGTTGCAGGCGGGCCAGGAAGTTGAGATTTTGCCCCAGGGTTTAAAAAGCCGTATTCGGGGCCTGCAATCCCACAAAAAAAACGTTGAGCTGGCCGACCCCGGCTCGCGGACAGCCGTCAACCTGACCGGCCTCAGCGCCAGTGAACTCAGCCGGGGCAATGTGCTGACTACTCCCGGCTGGTTGGAGCCTTCCCAACTGCTTGATGTTTATCTAAGGCTTTTGCCCGACCCGTCCAGGCCGCTGCGCCATCATCAGGAGGTTGAGGTATTTACCGGCTCCACCGAGGTGATGGGGTTTGCCCGCCTGTTGGGCGCGCGCCAGCTCGACCCGGGCCAGGCCGGTTGGGTGCAGTTGCGTTTGGCCCACCGTATCCCCGCCATTAAGGGCGATCACTTCATCATCCGCCAGCCCTCGCCCTCCTTGACCATTGGCGGGGGCGTCATTGTGGACGCTTTGCCGCGCCGTCGCCATCGCCGGTTTCGGCCGGAAGTAATTGAGCGCCTGGAGACCCTCCTGGCCGGCGCGCCTGAAGACGTGCTGCTGGCCGAACTGGACCGGCGCGGTCCCCTACCCGGGCGAACACTCATTGCCGAGTGCGGCCTGCCCCCCGAAACTGCTTCGGCGGCGCTGGCAGTTTTACTTAAAAACGGCCAGGTCTTTTTTCTCTCCAACGAAGGAACGGAACCACCGGCTGATTTAGCTGCCTCAAAATTGTTAGTAGTTTCTCGCGCCGGTTGGGCCAACCTGTTGGGTCAAATCAAAACCGCGCTGGCCAATTATCATACCCGCTACCCCTTGCGGGTGGGTATGCCCCGCGGCGAATTAAAAAGCCGGCTCAAATTGGAAACCCGCCTGTTCAACGAAGCCATTCAGCGCGGGCAGCAGGAAGATGCGTTGGCGGCCACCGAAACGATGGTCCGTTTGGCCGACCACCAGGTTAAATTCAATGCCCAACAGCAGGCCGCCATTGACCAACTCCTGGCCGATTTTAAACGCGCTCCTTATAATACCCCGCTGCCCAAAGACGTAGCCGCCGCCATTGGCGAGGACGTGCTACTGGCCCTGGTGGAAAGCGGCCAACTGGTCCGTCTCTCGGATGAAGTCATTCTACTGGCCGAAACTTACCGGGAGTTTATGGATTGGCTCAAGGTTTATTTGGGGCAGAATCAAACCGTCAACGTGGCCCAGGTGCGCGACACCTTTAGCACCAGCCGCAAATACGCCCTGGCGCTGCTGGAATACACCGATGAACAACGGCTCACCAAACGGGTGGGCGATGATCGAGTGTGGCGAGAGTGA